Proteins found in one bacterium genomic segment:
- a CDS encoding DUF2807 domain-containing protein, producing the protein MPRPYRPATLAALLLIAFAAGPAGAFDFHGHGHGREGSGDLETRSFALDDFDEIIIGGAFAVDVRLGDDQDVAVTVDDNLWDLLEVTVDGGRLRIDWTDPVDPDDDCRIAITARRLVAMGVSGAGEVRVHDFRGDEFAFKLSGAAELEMDGEVDRLVLQVSGAGDIDTRDLRAKHVKVRISGAGNANITATESLDAEVSGVGNIDYWGDPAEKHTRVSGLGDIDAH; encoded by the coding sequence ATGCCCCGTCCATATCGCCCGGCCACCCTGGCCGCCCTGCTCCTGATCGCGTTCGCCGCCGGACCGGCCGGCGCCTTCGATTTCCACGGCCACGGCCACGGCCGCGAAGGGTCCGGCGACCTGGAGACCCGATCCTTCGCCCTCGACGACTTCGACGAGATCATCATCGGCGGCGCCTTCGCGGTCGACGTCCGCCTGGGCGACGACCAGGACGTCGCCGTCACCGTCGACGACAACCTCTGGGACCTGCTCGAGGTCACCGTCGACGGCGGGCGCCTGCGCATCGACTGGACCGACCCCGTCGACCCCGACGACGACTGCCGGATCGCGATCACGGCGCGGCGCCTCGTCGCCATGGGTGTCAGCGGCGCGGGCGAGGTTCGCGTCCACGATTTCAGGGGCGACGAGTTCGCCTTCAAGCTGAGCGGCGCCGCCGAGCTGGAGATGGACGGCGAAGTCGATCGCCTCGTCCTCCAGGTGTCGGGCGCCGGCGACATCGACACCCGGGACCTGCGGGCGAAGCACGTCAAGGTGCGGATCTCCGGTGCCGGGAACGCCAACATCACGGCGACGGAGAGTCTCGACGCCGAGGTCTCGGGTGTCGGCAACATCGACTACTGGGGGGATCCCGCCGAGAAGCACACGCGGGTGTCCGGCCTGGGTGACATCGACGCGCACTAG
- a CDS encoding DUF11 domain-containing protein produces MSLTLMLLLGASAAHATGTPAGTVIQSQATVTYVQDGNARTAVSNRLALPVHEVLDFTLAWADAADVAAYAGDLAVALTFRLQNTGNGRDTFHLTAISALAGDDFDPARAAIHFDSDGNGLFDPVRDDAYDAGVNDPELAADAELTVFLVGDVPVDATPGDRGRLKLAVGSAEGYGTPGTVVHGAGDDGTDAVIGPGGGFAEADGALQLVAAQVRLVKSATVASAVGTSLAPGEADTSSVVTYTIDVTVSGTGTARDVVVTDPIPPGTTYRPGTLLLNDTLLSDTLDADRGDVGGQAAGTITVALGDMTADTPVQRISFQVDLE; encoded by the coding sequence ATGTCCCTGACCCTCATGCTGCTGCTCGGCGCCAGCGCGGCCCACGCCACCGGCACGCCCGCCGGCACCGTGATCCAGAGCCAGGCCACGGTGACGTACGTGCAGGACGGGAACGCGCGCACCGCCGTGAGCAACCGGCTGGCCCTGCCCGTGCACGAGGTGCTCGACTTCACCCTCGCCTGGGCCGACGCCGCCGACGTGGCGGCCTACGCCGGCGACCTGGCGGTGGCCCTGACCTTCCGGCTGCAGAACACGGGCAACGGCCGTGACACCTTCCATCTGACGGCCATCAGCGCCCTCGCCGGCGACGACTTCGACCCCGCCCGCGCGGCGATCCACTTCGACAGCGACGGCAACGGTCTCTTCGATCCCGTGCGGGACGACGCGTACGACGCCGGCGTCAACGATCCGGAACTCGCGGCCGATGCCGAACTGACCGTCTTCCTCGTGGGCGACGTGCCCGTCGACGCGACGCCCGGCGACCGCGGCCGCCTGAAGCTCGCCGTCGGGTCGGCCGAGGGCTACGGCACGCCCGGCACCGTCGTGCACGGCGCCGGCGACGACGGCACCGACGCGGTGATCGGGCCGGGCGGCGGCTTCGCCGAGGCCGACGGCGCCCTGCAGCTCGTGGCCGCGCAGGTGCGGCTGGTCAAGAGCGCGACGGTGGCCAGCGCCGTCGGCACGTCCCTCGCCCCGGGCGAGGCCGACACGAGCTCGGTCGTCACCTACACCATCGACGTGACGGTCAGCGGCACGGGCACGGCCCGCGACGTCGTCGTCACCGATCCGATTCCGCCCGGCACGACCTACCGGCCGGGCACCCTTCTGCTCAACGACACCCTCCTGTCCGACACCCTCGACGCCGACCGCGGCGACGTGGGCGGGCAGGCCGCGGGCACGATCACCGTCGCCCTCGGGGACATGACAGCCGACACACCCGTCCAACGCATCTCTTTCCAGGTCGACCTGGAGTAA
- a CDS encoding DUF11 domain-containing protein, translated as MNKSHAKIRALLALPVLAALLAGGAALAADGLVLEAFAEIEVVQEGADGARTVARVPAETVVPGDEVIYTLTWDNRGGEPADDVAITNPIPEHMELRRADGTPAHVEIMYSVDGGAIFGPLSDLTIPDGAGGIRPAVPADCTHIRWHFHRPLAPGESGQVSYTTRLM; from the coding sequence GTGAACAAGTCCCATGCGAAGATCCGCGCCCTGCTGGCCCTGCCCGTGCTGGCCGCCTTGCTGGCCGGCGGGGCCGCCCTCGCCGCCGACGGCCTCGTGCTCGAGGCTTTCGCCGAGATCGAGGTCGTGCAGGAGGGCGCCGACGGCGCCCGCACCGTCGCCCGCGTCCCGGCCGAGACCGTCGTGCCCGGCGACGAGGTCATCTACACCCTGACCTGGGACAACCGCGGCGGCGAGCCCGCCGACGACGTCGCCATCACCAACCCCATTCCCGAGCACATGGAGCTGCGGCGGGCCGACGGCACGCCGGCCCACGTCGAGATCATGTACTCGGTGGACGGCGGCGCCATCTTCGGCCCGCTCTCCGACCTGACCATTCCCGACGGTGCCGGCGGCATCCGCCCCGCGGTGCCCGCCGACTGCACCCACATCCGCTGGCATTTCCACAGGCCGCTTGCGCCCGGTGAATCCGGCCAGGTGAGCTACACCACGAGGCTGATGTAG